A single Oryctolagus cuniculus chromosome 16, mOryCun1.1, whole genome shotgun sequence DNA region contains:
- the INHBA gene encoding inhibin beta A chain precursor (The RefSeq protein has 2 substitutions compared to this genomic sequence) has protein sequence MPLLWLRGFLLASCWIIGRSSPTPGAEGHSAAPDCPSCALAALPKDGPNSQPEMVEAVKKHILNMLHLKKRPEVTQPVPKAALLNAIRKLHVGKVGENGFVEIEDDIGRRAELNELMEQTSEIITFAESGTARKTLHFEISKEGSDLSVVERAEVWLFLKVPKANRTRTKVTIRLFQQQKHPQGLLDTGDEAEEVGLKGERSELLLSEKVVDARKSTWHIFPVSSSIQRLLDQGKSSLDVRIACEQCQESDASLVLLGKRKKKEEEGEGKKKDGGEGGAEEEKEQSHRPFLMLQARQSEDHPHRRRRRGLECDGKVNICCKKQFFVSSKDIGWNDWIIAPSGYHANYCEGECPSHIAGTSGSSLSFHSTVINHYRMRGHSPFANLKSCCVPTKLRPMSMLYYDDGQNIIKKDIQNMIVEECGCS, from the exons ATGCCCTTGCTCTGGCTCCGAGGATTCCTGTTGGCAAGTTGCTGGATTATAGGGAGGAGTTCCCCCACGCCAGGAGCCGAGGGGCACAGCGCGGCCCCCGACTGCCCGTCCTGCGCGCTGGCCGCCCTGCCCAAGGATGGACCCAACTCGCAGCCAGAGATGGTGGAGGCGGTCAAGAAGCACATCCTAAACATGCTGCACTTGAAGAAGAGGCCCGAGGTCACGCAGCCGGTGCCCAAGGCGGCGCTTCTGAACGCCATCCGAAAGCTTCACGTCGGCAAGGTGGGGGAGAACGGCTTCGTGGAGATCGAAGACGACATCGGGAGGAGGGCAGAACTGAATGAGCTGATGGAGCAGACCTCGGAGATCATTACGTTCGCCGAGTCAG GCACAGCCAGGAAGACGCTGCACTTTGAAATTTCCAAGGAGGGCAGTGACCTGTCTGTGGTGGAGCGGGCGGAGGTCTGGCTTTTCCTAAAGGTCCCCAAGGCCAACAGGACCAGGACCAAAGTCACCATCCGCCTCTTCCAACAGCAGAAGCACCCGCAGGGCCTCCTGGACACAGGAGATGAGGCCGAGGAGGTGGGCTTGAAGGGGGAGAGAAGCGAACTCTTGCTGTCGGAAAAGGTGGTGGATGCTCGCAAGAGCACCTGGCACATCTTCCCCGTCTCCAGCAGCATCCAGCGGTTGCTGGACCAGGGCAAGAGCTCCCTGGACGTGCGGATTGCCTGCGAGCAGTGCCAGGAGAGTGGTGCCAGCCTGGTGCTCCTGggcaagaggaagaagaaggaagaggagggggaagggaagaagaaggaCGGAGGCGAAGGCGGGgcggaggaggagaaggagcagtCGCACAGACCTTTCCTCATGCTGCAGGCCCGGCAGTCGGAAGACCACCCTCATCGCCGCCGCCGGCGAGGCTTGGAGTGTGACGGCAAGGTCAACATCTGCTGTAAGAAACAGTTCTTTGTCAGCTTCAAGGACATTGGCTGGAATGACTGGATCATCGCTCCCTCTGGCTATCACGCCAACTACTGCGAGGGCGAGTGCCCGAGCCACATAGCAGGCACGTCGGGCTCCTCGCTCTCCTTCCACTCGACAGTCATCAACCACTACCGCATGCGGGGTCACAGCCCCTTTGCCAACCTCAAATCGTGCTGTGTGCCCACCAAGCTGAGACCCATGTCCATGCTATACTACGACGATGGCCAGAACATCATCAAAAAAGACATTCAGAACATGATCGTGGAGGAGTGTGGCTGCTCATAG
- the INHBA gene encoding inhibin beta A chain isoform X1 gives MPLLWLRGFLLASCWIIGRSSPTPGAEGHSAAPDCPSCALAALPKDGPNSQPEMVEAVKKHILNMLHLKKRPEVTQPVPKAALLNAIRKLHVGKVGENGFVEIEDDIGRRAELNELMEQTSEIITFAESGTARKTLHFEISKEGSDLSVVERAEVWLFLKVPKANRTRTKVTIRLFQQQKHPQGLLDTGDEAEEVGLKGERSELLLSEKVVDARKSTWHIFPVSSSIQRLLDQGKSSLDVRIACEQCQESGASLVLLGKRKKKEEEGEGKKKDGGEGGAEEEKEQSHRPFLMLQARQSEDHPHRRRRRGLECDGKVNICCKKQFFVSFKDIGWNDWIIAPSGYHANYCEGECPSHIAGTSGSSLSFHSTVINHYRMRGHSPFANLKSCCVPTKLRPMSMLYYDDGQNIIKKDIQNMIVEECGCS, from the exons ATGCCCTTGCTCTGGCTCCGAGGATTCCTGTTGGCAAGTTGCTGGATTATAGGGAGGAGTTCCCCCACGCCAGGAGCCGAGGGGCACAGCGCGGCCCCCGACTGCCCGTCCTGCGCGCTGGCCGCCCTGCCCAAGGATGGACCCAACTCGCAGCCAGAGATGGTGGAGGCGGTCAAGAAGCACATCCTAAACATGCTGCACTTGAAGAAGAGGCCCGAGGTCACGCAGCCGGTGCCCAAGGCGGCGCTTCTGAACGCCATCCGAAAGCTTCACGTCGGCAAGGTGGGGGAGAACGGCTTCGTGGAGATCGAAGACGACATCGGGAGGAGGGCAGAACTGAATGAGCTGATGGAGCAGACCTCGGAGATCATTACGTTCGCCGAGTCAG GCACAGCCAGGAAGACGCTGCACTTTGAAATTTCCAAGGAGGGCAGTGACCTGTCTGTGGTGGAGCGGGCGGAGGTCTGGCTTTTCCTAAAGGTCCCCAAGGCCAACAGGACCAGGACCAAAGTCACCATCCGCCTCTTCCAACAGCAGAAGCACCCGCAGGGCCTCCTGGACACAGGAGATGAGGCCGAGGAGGTGGGCTTGAAGGGGGAGAGAAGCGAACTCTTGCTGTCGGAAAAGGTGGTGGATGCTCGCAAGAGCACCTGGCACATCTTCCCCGTCTCCAGCAGCATCCAGCGGTTGCTGGACCAGGGCAAGAGCTCCCTGGACGTGCGGATTGCCTGCGAGCAGTGCCAGGAGAGTGGTGCCAGCCTGGTGCTCCTGggcaagaggaagaagaaggaagaggagggggaagggaagaagaaggaCGGAGGCGAAGGCGGGgcggaggaggagaaggagcagtCGCACAGACCTTTCCTCATGCTGCAGGCCCGGCAGTCGGAAGACCACCCTCATCGCCGCCGCCGGCGAGGCTTGGAGTGTGACGGCAAGGTCAACATCTGCTGTAAGAAACAGTTCTTTGTCAGCTTCAAGGACATTGGCTGGAATGACTGGATCATCGCTCCCTCTGGCTATCACGCCAACTACTGCGAGGGCGAGTGCCCGAGCCACATAGCAGGCACGTCGGGCTCCTCGCTCTCCTTCCACTCGACAGTCATCAACCACTACCGCATGCGGGGTCACAGCCCCTTTGCCAACCTCAAATCGTGCTGTGTGCCCACCAAGCTGAGACCCATGTCCATGCTATACTACGACGATGGCCAGAACATCATCAAAAAAGACATTCAGAACATGATCGTGGAGGAGTGTGGCTGCTCATAG